The Cygnus atratus isolate AKBS03 ecotype Queensland, Australia chromosome 2, CAtr_DNAZoo_HiC_assembly, whole genome shotgun sequence genome window below encodes:
- the ZEB1 gene encoding zinc finger E-box-binding homeobox 1 isoform X2 has product MATCAVTNYNNVVEANSDSDDEDKLHIVEEESVTDAADCDASVPEDDLPTDHTVLPENSEREGSTNSCWEDEAGKEKKEILGPEAQTDEVGCTVKEDECDSDAENEQNHDPNVEEFLQQEDTAVIYPEAPEEDQRQGTPEASGQDENGTPDAFSQLLTCPYCDRGYKRFTSLKEHIKYRHEKNEDNFSCSLCSYTFAYRTQLDRHMTSHKSGRDQRHVTQSSGNRKFKCTECGKAFKYKHHLKEHLRIHSGEKPYECPNCKKRFSHSGSYSSHISSKKCIGLMPVNGRARSGLKTSQCSSPSLSASPGSPARPQIRQKIENKPLQEQLPVNQIKTEPVDYEFKPIVVASGINCSTPLQNGVFSGGSPLQATSSPQGVVQAVVLPTVGLVSPISINLSDIQNVLKVAVDGNVIRQVLENNHASLASKEQETISNASIQQAGHSLISAISLPLVDQDGTTKIIINYSLEQPSQLQVVPQNLKKEHSVPANSCKNEKLPEDLTVKSEKDKNFEGETNDSTCLLCDDCPGDLNALQELKHYETKNPPQLPQSSETEAEKSDSPVPSETGENNLSPGQPPLKNLLSLLKAYYALNAQPSAEELSKIADSVNLPLDVVKKWFEKMQAGQISVQSSGPSSPEQAKVSSPTDNDDQTATTNVSEPQNSTSNSENPVNTTKSQTLSGGSTLNGSRSSTPSPSPLNLSSSRNSQGYTYTAEGVQEEPQIEPLDLSLPKQHGELLERSTITSVYQNSVYSVQEEPLNLTCAKKEPQKDNSITDSDPIVNVIPPSANPINIAIPTVTAQLPTIVAIADQNSVPCLRALAANKQTILIPQVAYTYSTTVSPAVQETPPKQTQANGSQDERQDTSSEGVSNVEDQNDSDSTPPKKKMRKTENGMYACDLCDKIFQKSSSLLRHKYEHTGKRPHECGICKKAFKHKHHLIEHMRLHSGEKPYQCDKCGKRFSHSGSYSQHMNHRYSYCKREAEERDSTEQEETGQEVLNIEHVGARASPSQIDSDERESLTREEEEDSEKEEEEEEEKEIEGLQEEKECRKLQEVEDEEEEGKTEGNKNDEVVNQASNAETEVIQNNGQVSEEKTNKA; this is encoded by the exons TCACCAATTATAATAATGTGGTAGAAGCAAACTCAGATTCAGATGACGAAGATAAATTGCATATagtggaagaagaaagtgtAACTGATGCAGCAGACTGTGATGCGAGTGTGCCAGAAGATGACTTGCCAACAGACCATACAGTATTAccagaaaacagtgaaagagAAGGGAGCACAAACAGTTGCTGGGAAGATGAAG ctggaaaagaaaaaaaggaaatcctgGGGCCTGAAGCTCAGACAGATGAAGTAGGATGTACAG TAAAAGAAGATGAATGTGATTCTGAtgcagaaaatgagcaaaaccaTGACCCTAACGTTGAAGAATTCCTTCAACAAGAAGATACAGCTGTTATCTACCCTGAAGCACCTGAGGAGGACCAGAGACAAGGCACACCAGAAGCTAGTGGTCAGGATGAAAATG GAACGCCCGATGCATTTTCCCAACTGCTTACCTGCCCATATTGTGATAGAGGGTACAAGCGTTTTACCTCTCTGAAGGAACACATTAAGTACCGCCATGAAAAGAACGAAGATAACTTCAGTTGCTCCTTGTGCAGTTACACGTTCGCGTACAGGACTCAGCTGGACCGCCACATGACATCGCACAAGTCGGGACGAGATCAG AGACATGTGACGCAATCCAGCGGTAATCGAAAATTCAAGTGCACTGAATgtggaaaagcttttaaatataaacatcaTCTAAAGGAGCACCTACGAATCCACAGTG GAGAGAAGCCATATGAGTGCCCAAACTGCAAGAAACGTTTTTCCCATTCGGGTTCATACAGCTCACACATAAGCAGTAAGAAGTGCATTGGTTTGATGCCAGTGAATGGTCGAGCTCGGTCAGGGCTCAAGACGTCTCAGtgctcctccccttccctttctgcatCACCCGGTAGCCCAGCAAGACCACAGATACGacaaaagatagaaaataaaccCTTGCAAGAGCAACTTCCTGTTAACCAAATTAAAACTGAACCTGTGGATTATGAATTCAAGCCCATAGTGGTTGCTTCAGGAATTAATTGTTCAACCCCTTTGCAGAATGGGGTTTTTAGTGGTGGTAGCCCATTGCAGGCAACCAGTTCTCCTCAGGGTGTGGTGCAAGCTGTTGTTCTACCAACAGTAGGTCTGGTGTCTCCCATAAGCATCAACTTAAGTGACATTCAAAATGTACTTAAAGTGGCAGTGGATGGTAATGTAATAAGGCAAGTATTGGAAAACAATCATGCTAGTCTTGCATCCAAAGAACAAGAAACAATCAGCAATGCATCTATACAACAAGCTGGCCATTCCCTCATTTCAGCTATCAGTCTTCCTTTGGTTGACCAAGATGGGACAACCAAAATTATCATTAACTACAGCTTGGAGCAGCCAAGTCAACTTCAGGTTGTTCCACAAAATCTAAAAAAAGAACACTCTGTTCCTGCAAACagttgcaaaaatgaaaaattaccaGAAGATCTTACGGTGAAGTCTGAGAAAGATAAGAACTTTGAAGGAGAGACCAATGATAGCACTTGTCTTCTTTGTGATGACTGTCCAGGAGATCTTAATGCACTTCAAGAATTAAAGCACTATGAAACGAAAAATCCTCCTCAGCTTCCTCAGTCCAGTGAaacagaagctgagaagtcTGACTCCCCTGTCCCATCAGAAACTGGGGAGAACAACTTGTCTCCTGGTCAGCCACCTTTAAAGAACCTTTTATCGCTCCTAAAAGCATATTATGCATTAAATGCACAACCAAGCGCAGAAGAGCTTTCAAAAATAGCCGATTCAGTAAACCTACCACTGGATGTGGTAAAAAAGTGGTTTGAAAAAATGCAAGCTGGACAAATTTCTGTGCAGTCTTCTGGACCATCTTCTCCCGAACAAGCTAAAGTAAGCAGTCCCACAGATAACGATGATCAAACAGCAACTACAAATGTGAGTGAACCCCAGAACAGCACAAGTAATTCAGAAAATCCAGTCAATACAACAAAATCTCAGACTTTATCAGGGGGATCAACTCTGAATGGTTCACGCAGTAGCACGCCATCCCCATCGCCACTAAACCTTTCTTCATCACGAAATTCACAGGGTTATACGTACACGGCAGAGGGTGTACAAGAAGAGCCACAAATTGAACCTCTTGACCTTTCGCTACCAAAGCAACATGGAGAACTGTTGGAAAGATCTACCATAACTAGTGTTTACCAGAACAGTGTTTATTCTGTCCAAGAAGAACCTTTGAACTTAACTTGTGCaaaaaaagaaccacaaaaGGACAACAGTATTACAGACTCTGATCCTATTGTAAATGTAATCCCACCAAGTGCCAATCCCATAAATATTGCTATACCTACAGTCACTGCCCAGTTACCTACAATTGTTGCCATTGCTGACCAGAACAGTGTTCCATGCTTGAGAGCTCTCGCTGCCAATAAGCAAACCATTTTGATTCCCCAGGTGGCTTATACGTACTCTACTACAGTTAGTCCTGCAGTTCAGGAAACACCACCAAAACAGACCCAAGCCAATGGAAGTCAG GATGAAAGGCAAGACACTAGCTCAGAAGGAGTATCGAATGTAGAAGATCAAAATGATTCTGATTCAACACCcccaaagaaaaagatgagaaagacagaaaatgggATGTATGCATGTGATTTATGTGACAAAATATTCCAGAAGAGCAGTTCATTATTGAGACATAAGTATGAACACACAG GTAAAAGACCTCATGAGTGTGGAATCTGTAAAAAAGCATTCAAACACAAACACCATTTGATTGAACACATGCGACTGCATTCTGGGGAAAAACCCTACCAATGTGACAAATGTGGAAAGCGTTTTTCACACTCGGGGTCTTACTCTCAACACATGAATCATCGCTACTCCTATTGCAAACGAGAGGCAGAAGAGCGTGATagcacagagcaggaagagACGGGACAGGAGGTCCTAAATATTGAGCATGTTGGTGCCAGGGCATCTCCGTCGCAGATCGACTCGGATGAGAGAGAGAGTCTAAccagggaagaagaggaagacagtgaaaaagaggaagaggaggaggaagaaaaagagatagaaggacttcaggaagaaaaagaatgtagAAAACTACAAGAAGTagaggatgaagaagaagaagggaaaactgAAGGTAACAAGAATGATGAAGTTGTAAATCAAGCAAGCaatgcagaaacagaagttatACAGAATAATGGGCAggtgtcagaagaaaaaacaaataaagcttAA
- the ZEB1 gene encoding zinc finger E-box-binding homeobox 1 isoform X1 has protein sequence MADGPRCKRRKQANPRRNNVTNYNNVVEANSDSDDEDKLHIVEEESVTDAADCDASVPEDDLPTDHTVLPENSEREGSTNSCWEDEAGKEKKEILGPEAQTDEVGCTVKEDECDSDAENEQNHDPNVEEFLQQEDTAVIYPEAPEEDQRQGTPEASGQDENGTPDAFSQLLTCPYCDRGYKRFTSLKEHIKYRHEKNEDNFSCSLCSYTFAYRTQLDRHMTSHKSGRDQRHVTQSSGNRKFKCTECGKAFKYKHHLKEHLRIHSGEKPYECPNCKKRFSHSGSYSSHISSKKCIGLMPVNGRARSGLKTSQCSSPSLSASPGSPARPQIRQKIENKPLQEQLPVNQIKTEPVDYEFKPIVVASGINCSTPLQNGVFSGGSPLQATSSPQGVVQAVVLPTVGLVSPISINLSDIQNVLKVAVDGNVIRQVLENNHASLASKEQETISNASIQQAGHSLISAISLPLVDQDGTTKIIINYSLEQPSQLQVVPQNLKKEHSVPANSCKNEKLPEDLTVKSEKDKNFEGETNDSTCLLCDDCPGDLNALQELKHYETKNPPQLPQSSETEAEKSDSPVPSETGENNLSPGQPPLKNLLSLLKAYYALNAQPSAEELSKIADSVNLPLDVVKKWFEKMQAGQISVQSSGPSSPEQAKVSSPTDNDDQTATTNVSEPQNSTSNSENPVNTTKSQTLSGGSTLNGSRSSTPSPSPLNLSSSRNSQGYTYTAEGVQEEPQIEPLDLSLPKQHGELLERSTITSVYQNSVYSVQEEPLNLTCAKKEPQKDNSITDSDPIVNVIPPSANPINIAIPTVTAQLPTIVAIADQNSVPCLRALAANKQTILIPQVAYTYSTTVSPAVQETPPKQTQANGSQDERQDTSSEGVSNVEDQNDSDSTPPKKKMRKTENGMYACDLCDKIFQKSSSLLRHKYEHTGKRPHECGICKKAFKHKHHLIEHMRLHSGEKPYQCDKCGKRFSHSGSYSQHMNHRYSYCKREAEERDSTEQEETGQEVLNIEHVGARASPSQIDSDERESLTREEEEDSEKEEEEEEEKEIEGLQEEKECRKLQEVEDEEEEGKTEGNKNDEVVNQASNAETEVIQNNGQVSEEKTNKA, from the exons TCACCAATTATAATAATGTGGTAGAAGCAAACTCAGATTCAGATGACGAAGATAAATTGCATATagtggaagaagaaagtgtAACTGATGCAGCAGACTGTGATGCGAGTGTGCCAGAAGATGACTTGCCAACAGACCATACAGTATTAccagaaaacagtgaaagagAAGGGAGCACAAACAGTTGCTGGGAAGATGAAG ctggaaaagaaaaaaaggaaatcctgGGGCCTGAAGCTCAGACAGATGAAGTAGGATGTACAG TAAAAGAAGATGAATGTGATTCTGAtgcagaaaatgagcaaaaccaTGACCCTAACGTTGAAGAATTCCTTCAACAAGAAGATACAGCTGTTATCTACCCTGAAGCACCTGAGGAGGACCAGAGACAAGGCACACCAGAAGCTAGTGGTCAGGATGAAAATG GAACGCCCGATGCATTTTCCCAACTGCTTACCTGCCCATATTGTGATAGAGGGTACAAGCGTTTTACCTCTCTGAAGGAACACATTAAGTACCGCCATGAAAAGAACGAAGATAACTTCAGTTGCTCCTTGTGCAGTTACACGTTCGCGTACAGGACTCAGCTGGACCGCCACATGACATCGCACAAGTCGGGACGAGATCAG AGACATGTGACGCAATCCAGCGGTAATCGAAAATTCAAGTGCACTGAATgtggaaaagcttttaaatataaacatcaTCTAAAGGAGCACCTACGAATCCACAGTG GAGAGAAGCCATATGAGTGCCCAAACTGCAAGAAACGTTTTTCCCATTCGGGTTCATACAGCTCACACATAAGCAGTAAGAAGTGCATTGGTTTGATGCCAGTGAATGGTCGAGCTCGGTCAGGGCTCAAGACGTCTCAGtgctcctccccttccctttctgcatCACCCGGTAGCCCAGCAAGACCACAGATACGacaaaagatagaaaataaaccCTTGCAAGAGCAACTTCCTGTTAACCAAATTAAAACTGAACCTGTGGATTATGAATTCAAGCCCATAGTGGTTGCTTCAGGAATTAATTGTTCAACCCCTTTGCAGAATGGGGTTTTTAGTGGTGGTAGCCCATTGCAGGCAACCAGTTCTCCTCAGGGTGTGGTGCAAGCTGTTGTTCTACCAACAGTAGGTCTGGTGTCTCCCATAAGCATCAACTTAAGTGACATTCAAAATGTACTTAAAGTGGCAGTGGATGGTAATGTAATAAGGCAAGTATTGGAAAACAATCATGCTAGTCTTGCATCCAAAGAACAAGAAACAATCAGCAATGCATCTATACAACAAGCTGGCCATTCCCTCATTTCAGCTATCAGTCTTCCTTTGGTTGACCAAGATGGGACAACCAAAATTATCATTAACTACAGCTTGGAGCAGCCAAGTCAACTTCAGGTTGTTCCACAAAATCTAAAAAAAGAACACTCTGTTCCTGCAAACagttgcaaaaatgaaaaattaccaGAAGATCTTACGGTGAAGTCTGAGAAAGATAAGAACTTTGAAGGAGAGACCAATGATAGCACTTGTCTTCTTTGTGATGACTGTCCAGGAGATCTTAATGCACTTCAAGAATTAAAGCACTATGAAACGAAAAATCCTCCTCAGCTTCCTCAGTCCAGTGAaacagaagctgagaagtcTGACTCCCCTGTCCCATCAGAAACTGGGGAGAACAACTTGTCTCCTGGTCAGCCACCTTTAAAGAACCTTTTATCGCTCCTAAAAGCATATTATGCATTAAATGCACAACCAAGCGCAGAAGAGCTTTCAAAAATAGCCGATTCAGTAAACCTACCACTGGATGTGGTAAAAAAGTGGTTTGAAAAAATGCAAGCTGGACAAATTTCTGTGCAGTCTTCTGGACCATCTTCTCCCGAACAAGCTAAAGTAAGCAGTCCCACAGATAACGATGATCAAACAGCAACTACAAATGTGAGTGAACCCCAGAACAGCACAAGTAATTCAGAAAATCCAGTCAATACAACAAAATCTCAGACTTTATCAGGGGGATCAACTCTGAATGGTTCACGCAGTAGCACGCCATCCCCATCGCCACTAAACCTTTCTTCATCACGAAATTCACAGGGTTATACGTACACGGCAGAGGGTGTACAAGAAGAGCCACAAATTGAACCTCTTGACCTTTCGCTACCAAAGCAACATGGAGAACTGTTGGAAAGATCTACCATAACTAGTGTTTACCAGAACAGTGTTTATTCTGTCCAAGAAGAACCTTTGAACTTAACTTGTGCaaaaaaagaaccacaaaaGGACAACAGTATTACAGACTCTGATCCTATTGTAAATGTAATCCCACCAAGTGCCAATCCCATAAATATTGCTATACCTACAGTCACTGCCCAGTTACCTACAATTGTTGCCATTGCTGACCAGAACAGTGTTCCATGCTTGAGAGCTCTCGCTGCCAATAAGCAAACCATTTTGATTCCCCAGGTGGCTTATACGTACTCTACTACAGTTAGTCCTGCAGTTCAGGAAACACCACCAAAACAGACCCAAGCCAATGGAAGTCAG GATGAAAGGCAAGACACTAGCTCAGAAGGAGTATCGAATGTAGAAGATCAAAATGATTCTGATTCAACACCcccaaagaaaaagatgagaaagacagaaaatgggATGTATGCATGTGATTTATGTGACAAAATATTCCAGAAGAGCAGTTCATTATTGAGACATAAGTATGAACACACAG GTAAAAGACCTCATGAGTGTGGAATCTGTAAAAAAGCATTCAAACACAAACACCATTTGATTGAACACATGCGACTGCATTCTGGGGAAAAACCCTACCAATGTGACAAATGTGGAAAGCGTTTTTCACACTCGGGGTCTTACTCTCAACACATGAATCATCGCTACTCCTATTGCAAACGAGAGGCAGAAGAGCGTGATagcacagagcaggaagagACGGGACAGGAGGTCCTAAATATTGAGCATGTTGGTGCCAGGGCATCTCCGTCGCAGATCGACTCGGATGAGAGAGAGAGTCTAAccagggaagaagaggaagacagtgaaaaagaggaagaggaggaggaagaaaaagagatagaaggacttcaggaagaaaaagaatgtagAAAACTACAAGAAGTagaggatgaagaagaagaagggaaaactgAAGGTAACAAGAATGATGAAGTTGTAAATCAAGCAAGCaatgcagaaacagaagttatACAGAATAATGGGCAggtgtcagaagaaaaaacaaataaagcttAA
- the ZEB1 gene encoding zinc finger E-box-binding homeobox 1 isoform X5 produces MTSHKSGRDQRHVTQSSGNRKFKCTECGKAFKYKHHLKEHLRIHSGEKPYECPNCKKRFSHSGSYSSHISSKKCIGLMPVNGRARSGLKTSQCSSPSLSASPGSPARPQIRQKIENKPLQEQLPVNQIKTEPVDYEFKPIVVASGINCSTPLQNGVFSGGSPLQATSSPQGVVQAVVLPTVGLVSPISINLSDIQNVLKVAVDGNVIRQVLENNHASLASKEQETISNASIQQAGHSLISAISLPLVDQDGTTKIIINYSLEQPSQLQVVPQNLKKEHSVPANSCKNEKLPEDLTVKSEKDKNFEGETNDSTCLLCDDCPGDLNALQELKHYETKNPPQLPQSSETEAEKSDSPVPSETGENNLSPGQPPLKNLLSLLKAYYALNAQPSAEELSKIADSVNLPLDVVKKWFEKMQAGQISVQSSGPSSPEQAKVSSPTDNDDQTATTNVSEPQNSTSNSENPVNTTKSQTLSGGSTLNGSRSSTPSPSPLNLSSSRNSQGYTYTAEGVQEEPQIEPLDLSLPKQHGELLERSTITSVYQNSVYSVQEEPLNLTCAKKEPQKDNSITDSDPIVNVIPPSANPINIAIPTVTAQLPTIVAIADQNSVPCLRALAANKQTILIPQVAYTYSTTVSPAVQETPPKQTQANGSQDERQDTSSEGVSNVEDQNDSDSTPPKKKMRKTENGMYACDLCDKIFQKSSSLLRHKYEHTGKRPHECGICKKAFKHKHHLIEHMRLHSGEKPYQCDKCGKRFSHSGSYSQHMNHRYSYCKREAEERDSTEQEETGQEVLNIEHVGARASPSQIDSDERESLTREEEEDSEKEEEEEEEKEIEGLQEEKECRKLQEVEDEEEEGKTEGNKNDEVVNQASNAETEVIQNNGQVSEEKTNKA; encoded by the exons ATGACATCGCACAAGTCGGGACGAGATCAG AGACATGTGACGCAATCCAGCGGTAATCGAAAATTCAAGTGCACTGAATgtggaaaagcttttaaatataaacatcaTCTAAAGGAGCACCTACGAATCCACAGTG GAGAGAAGCCATATGAGTGCCCAAACTGCAAGAAACGTTTTTCCCATTCGGGTTCATACAGCTCACACATAAGCAGTAAGAAGTGCATTGGTTTGATGCCAGTGAATGGTCGAGCTCGGTCAGGGCTCAAGACGTCTCAGtgctcctccccttccctttctgcatCACCCGGTAGCCCAGCAAGACCACAGATACGacaaaagatagaaaataaaccCTTGCAAGAGCAACTTCCTGTTAACCAAATTAAAACTGAACCTGTGGATTATGAATTCAAGCCCATAGTGGTTGCTTCAGGAATTAATTGTTCAACCCCTTTGCAGAATGGGGTTTTTAGTGGTGGTAGCCCATTGCAGGCAACCAGTTCTCCTCAGGGTGTGGTGCAAGCTGTTGTTCTACCAACAGTAGGTCTGGTGTCTCCCATAAGCATCAACTTAAGTGACATTCAAAATGTACTTAAAGTGGCAGTGGATGGTAATGTAATAAGGCAAGTATTGGAAAACAATCATGCTAGTCTTGCATCCAAAGAACAAGAAACAATCAGCAATGCATCTATACAACAAGCTGGCCATTCCCTCATTTCAGCTATCAGTCTTCCTTTGGTTGACCAAGATGGGACAACCAAAATTATCATTAACTACAGCTTGGAGCAGCCAAGTCAACTTCAGGTTGTTCCACAAAATCTAAAAAAAGAACACTCTGTTCCTGCAAACagttgcaaaaatgaaaaattaccaGAAGATCTTACGGTGAAGTCTGAGAAAGATAAGAACTTTGAAGGAGAGACCAATGATAGCACTTGTCTTCTTTGTGATGACTGTCCAGGAGATCTTAATGCACTTCAAGAATTAAAGCACTATGAAACGAAAAATCCTCCTCAGCTTCCTCAGTCCAGTGAaacagaagctgagaagtcTGACTCCCCTGTCCCATCAGAAACTGGGGAGAACAACTTGTCTCCTGGTCAGCCACCTTTAAAGAACCTTTTATCGCTCCTAAAAGCATATTATGCATTAAATGCACAACCAAGCGCAGAAGAGCTTTCAAAAATAGCCGATTCAGTAAACCTACCACTGGATGTGGTAAAAAAGTGGTTTGAAAAAATGCAAGCTGGACAAATTTCTGTGCAGTCTTCTGGACCATCTTCTCCCGAACAAGCTAAAGTAAGCAGTCCCACAGATAACGATGATCAAACAGCAACTACAAATGTGAGTGAACCCCAGAACAGCACAAGTAATTCAGAAAATCCAGTCAATACAACAAAATCTCAGACTTTATCAGGGGGATCAACTCTGAATGGTTCACGCAGTAGCACGCCATCCCCATCGCCACTAAACCTTTCTTCATCACGAAATTCACAGGGTTATACGTACACGGCAGAGGGTGTACAAGAAGAGCCACAAATTGAACCTCTTGACCTTTCGCTACCAAAGCAACATGGAGAACTGTTGGAAAGATCTACCATAACTAGTGTTTACCAGAACAGTGTTTATTCTGTCCAAGAAGAACCTTTGAACTTAACTTGTGCaaaaaaagaaccacaaaaGGACAACAGTATTACAGACTCTGATCCTATTGTAAATGTAATCCCACCAAGTGCCAATCCCATAAATATTGCTATACCTACAGTCACTGCCCAGTTACCTACAATTGTTGCCATTGCTGACCAGAACAGTGTTCCATGCTTGAGAGCTCTCGCTGCCAATAAGCAAACCATTTTGATTCCCCAGGTGGCTTATACGTACTCTACTACAGTTAGTCCTGCAGTTCAGGAAACACCACCAAAACAGACCCAAGCCAATGGAAGTCAG GATGAAAGGCAAGACACTAGCTCAGAAGGAGTATCGAATGTAGAAGATCAAAATGATTCTGATTCAACACCcccaaagaaaaagatgagaaagacagaaaatgggATGTATGCATGTGATTTATGTGACAAAATATTCCAGAAGAGCAGTTCATTATTGAGACATAAGTATGAACACACAG GTAAAAGACCTCATGAGTGTGGAATCTGTAAAAAAGCATTCAAACACAAACACCATTTGATTGAACACATGCGACTGCATTCTGGGGAAAAACCCTACCAATGTGACAAATGTGGAAAGCGTTTTTCACACTCGGGGTCTTACTCTCAACACATGAATCATCGCTACTCCTATTGCAAACGAGAGGCAGAAGAGCGTGATagcacagagcaggaagagACGGGACAGGAGGTCCTAAATATTGAGCATGTTGGTGCCAGGGCATCTCCGTCGCAGATCGACTCGGATGAGAGAGAGAGTCTAAccagggaagaagaggaagacagtgaaaaagaggaagaggaggaggaagaaaaagagatagaaggacttcaggaagaaaaagaatgtagAAAACTACAAGAAGTagaggatgaagaagaagaagggaaaactgAAGGTAACAAGAATGATGAAGTTGTAAATCAAGCAAGCaatgcagaaacagaagttatACAGAATAATGGGCAggtgtcagaagaaaaaacaaataaagcttAA